The following proteins come from a genomic window of Mariniflexile sp. TRM1-10:
- a CDS encoding SulP family inorganic anion transporter, producing the protein MTEFVRKIMPNAKDDVLAGITTSLAMIPEVVAFAFVAQIDSLVALSGAFIIGLITAVFGGRPGLISGAAGAVAVIFVHLISEGHAKGLLFDTPVENMGYFYLLAAVVLMGVFQIGAGLFKLGKFVRLIPHSVMMGFVNGLAIVIFLAQVRMFSHKELEISTEGVKSYSSIPMHGTELYVMLGLVLLTMGVIWLLPKLATKIPAALTAILVTTAIVVFGGIEVSTVGSYIIEGGGSGLKGEFPTPNLQLWEYLPFNIDTLMFILPYAFLAASVGLIESLMTMNLVDELTETRGNGNRECLAQGAGNMVSGLFGGTGGCGMIGQTVININAGGRGRLSGIMMAVTLLTFILFADKYIEQVPIAALVGVMFMMVIETFAWSSFRIIRKIPKSDAFVLVIVSAVTVIYDLAIAVFVGVIISALVFAWENAKKIRARKRFSEDGKTKTYEIWGPLFFGSIQAFNEKFDIKNDPENVEIDFVESRVSDHSALEAIFNLVNKYEAEGKTIKLKHLSEDCKVLLYKASPKFREVIVEAVDDPRYYLAENPEKFPKSLSEYKF; encoded by the coding sequence ATGACAGAATTTGTAAGGAAGATAATGCCAAATGCTAAAGATGATGTTTTGGCAGGTATTACAACATCTTTGGCCATGATTCCCGAAGTAGTTGCCTTTGCCTTTGTGGCTCAAATAGATTCTTTGGTGGCACTTTCAGGCGCTTTCATTATAGGCTTAATTACAGCTGTTTTTGGAGGCAGACCCGGTTTAATTTCAGGTGCAGCAGGTGCGGTTGCAGTTATTTTTGTGCATTTAATTTCAGAAGGGCATGCCAAAGGCTTGTTGTTCGACACGCCTGTGGAAAACATGGGTTACTTCTATTTACTGGCTGCTGTTGTATTAATGGGTGTGTTCCAAATAGGTGCTGGTTTGTTTAAATTAGGAAAGTTTGTAAGACTCATTCCTCATTCAGTAATGATGGGGTTCGTTAATGGATTGGCTATTGTTATTTTTCTAGCTCAAGTGCGTATGTTTTCCCATAAAGAATTAGAAATATCCACAGAAGGTGTAAAGTCATATAGTAGTATCCCTATGCATGGTACAGAACTATACGTTATGCTAGGTTTGGTATTGCTTACCATGGGCGTTATTTGGTTGTTGCCAAAATTAGCCACCAAAATTCCAGCAGCTTTAACGGCTATTCTTGTTACTACAGCTATTGTGGTTTTTGGGGGTATTGAAGTAAGTACTGTGGGTTCTTATATTATTGAAGGCGGAGGAAGCGGTTTAAAAGGCGAATTTCCAACACCCAATTTACAGCTTTGGGAATATTTGCCTTTTAATATAGATACACTTATGTTTATATTACCTTATGCTTTTTTAGCGGCATCGGTAGGGTTAATTGAATCATTAATGACCATGAATTTGGTTGATGAATTAACCGAAACAAGAGGAAACGGAAATAGAGAATGTTTGGCACAGGGAGCTGGTAATATGGTAAGCGGTTTATTTGGCGGTACAGGTGGTTGTGGTATGATTGGGCAAACAGTTATAAATATTAATGCAGGTGGTCGTGGAAGGCTATCGGGAATTATGATGGCAGTAACGCTACTGACATTTATCTTATTTGCCGATAAATATATTGAACAAGTGCCCATTGCGGCATTAGTGGGGGTTATGTTTATGATGGTTATAGAAACTTTTGCGTGGTCCAGTTTTAGAATTATTAGAAAAATACCAAAATCGGATGCTTTTGTGTTGGTAATAGTATCTGCGGTAACTGTTATTTACGATTTGGCAATTGCCGTTTTTGTTGGGGTTATTATTTCGGCTTTAGTTTTTGCTTGGGAAAATGCCAAAAAAATTAGAGCAAGAAAGCGTTTTTCTGAAGATGGAAAAACCAAAACCTACGAAATTTGGGGCCCTTTGTTTTTTGGTTCCATTCAGGCTTTTAATGAAAAATTTGATATAAAAAACGATCCCGAAAATGTGGAAATAGACTTTGTTGAATCGCGCGTTAGTGACCATTCGGCCTTAGAAGCTATTTTTAATTTGGTGAATAAATATGAAGCCGAAGGAAAAACAATAAAATTGAAGCATTTAAGTGAAGATTGTAAAGTGTTGCTCTATAAAGCGAGTCCTAAATTTAGGGAAGTTATTGTTGAAGCTGTAGACGACCCTCGTTATTATTTAGCCGAAAATCCAGAAAAATTCCCAAAATCTTTATCGGAGTATAAGTTTTAA
- the pyrE gene encoding orotate phosphoribosyltransferase, producing the protein MIFNKDTARKTAEVLLQVNAIKLSPQKPFTWASGWKSPIYCDNRIVLSFPPIRNYIRETMAKQIEKQYGKPDVIAGIATGAIGIGMLVAEYMGLPFIYVRPDAKSHGRQNQIEGFIEHGQNVVVVEDLISTGGSSLNAVKALKEAHVNVKGMIAIFTYGFDVSIKNFEKENIKLQTLSDYNSLLEQALKTNYISEKELKTLLEWNTNPSEWNAN; encoded by the coding sequence ATGATTTTTAACAAAGATACCGCTAGAAAAACTGCCGAAGTTTTATTGCAAGTTAATGCTATAAAGCTCAGCCCACAGAAGCCTTTTACTTGGGCTTCTGGATGGAAATCGCCTATTTATTGCGATAACCGTATTGTATTATCGTTTCCGCCCATTCGAAATTACATTCGTGAAACCATGGCGAAACAAATTGAAAAACAGTATGGAAAACCCGATGTTATTGCTGGTATTGCTACCGGAGCCATTGGCATTGGCATGTTGGTTGCCGAATATATGGGACTGCCCTTTATTTATGTAAGACCTGACGCTAAAAGCCATGGACGCCAAAACCAAATAGAAGGTTTTATTGAACACGGCCAAAATGTTGTTGTTGTTGAAGATTTAATAAGTACTGGCGGAAGCAGTTTAAATGCCGTAAAAGCTTTAAAAGAGGCCCATGTAAATGTAAAAGGCATGATTGCCATCTTTACTTATGGATTTGATGTGTCGATTAAGAATTTCGAAAAAGAAAACATCAAACTACAAACCTTAAGCGACTATAACAGCCTACTTGAACAGGCATTGAAAACCAATTACATCTCTGAAAAAGAATTAAAAACCTTATTGGAATGGAACACCAACCCAAGTGAATGGAACGCTAATTGA
- a CDS encoding NUDIX hydrolase, with product MYKIFVGDKPIILTTVVEQETNFKNYLLNTVNIGKVIKELNTTKLEEVRLIHKNGEKLLKKFLRKLPNVVAGGGKVYNGNDEILFIYRNDKWDLPKGKIEGNESIEKTAIREVTEETGVAGLEITKPLETTYHIFKRNGNHKIKVTYWFEMKTSFEGNLYAQEEEGITKVEWLNQEQVFDALTNSYANIKGLI from the coding sequence ATGTACAAAATTTTTGTTGGCGATAAACCTATAATTTTAACCACAGTTGTTGAGCAAGAAACTAATTTTAAAAACTATTTACTAAATACCGTAAATATAGGTAAGGTTATAAAAGAGCTTAATACGACCAAACTAGAGGAAGTACGCCTTATTCATAAAAATGGCGAAAAGCTTTTAAAAAAGTTTTTAAGAAAATTGCCTAATGTGGTTGCCGGTGGCGGCAAGGTGTACAACGGTAACGACGAGATTTTATTTATATATAGAAATGATAAATGGGACTTGCCAAAAGGTAAAATTGAAGGCAATGAATCTATTGAAAAAACGGCCATTCGTGAAGTTACGGAAGAAACAGGTGTTGCTGGATTGGAAATTACCAAACCCCTAGAAACTACTTACCATATTTTTAAGCGTAATGGAAACCATAAAATAAAGGTAACCTATTGGTTTGAAATGAAAACCAGTTTTGAAGGCAATTTATATGCCCAAGAAGAAGAAGGTATTACCAAAGTAGAATGGTTAAACCAAGAACAGGTTTTTGATGCGCTTACAAACTCCTATGCCAATATAAAAGGCTTAATTTAG
- a CDS encoding SRPBCC family protein has product MKLESPKISVSKSPESVFDFLTDVKNFESLMPENISKFEVLNEDTFVFALKGMPEIILKKKEVVPPNKIVLGAAGGKIDFSLIGNITKIDETSCEVQLEFSGDFNPMMAMMIKGPISKFIETLATSIPKVI; this is encoded by the coding sequence ATGAAATTAGAATCTCCAAAAATAAGCGTTAGCAAATCTCCAGAAAGTGTTTTTGACTTTTTAACGGATGTTAAAAATTTTGAATCACTAATGCCAGAAAACATTAGTAAATTTGAAGTTTTAAACGAGGATACCTTTGTATTTGCTCTAAAAGGCATGCCAGAAATAATTTTAAAAAAGAAAGAAGTTGTGCCACCTAATAAAATAGTTTTAGGTGCCGCTGGCGGAAAAATAGACTTTTCGCTTATTGGTAATATCACAAAAATAGACGAGACTTCTTGCGAAGTGCAATTAGAATTTTCGGGTGACTTTAACCCCATGATGGCTATGATGATTAAAGGTCCCATAAGCAAATTTATAGAAACACTTGCTACAAGCATTCCTAAAGTTATTTAG
- a CDS encoding biotin--[acetyl-CoA-carboxylase] ligase: MHIIKLNATDSTNSYLKTLCTNECVADYTAVVAKEQTNGRGQMGTVWSSESSKNLTFSVYKDVLGYDLEHPFYISIVTSLAILKTLRFFSITKLSVKWPNDILSENKKICGILIENVIKQNNFSSSIIGIGLNVNQVEFDNLPKASSLRLISGRIYDLDEVTQAVINNLKHYFNILKKGQVDVLKAKYEASLFRKNKPSTFQDAEGLVFSGFIKGISNSGNLQVLLEDAVIKEFDLKTITLLY; the protein is encoded by the coding sequence ATGCATATAATCAAACTTAATGCCACCGATTCTACAAATAGTTATTTAAAAACACTTTGCACCAACGAGTGTGTTGCCGATTATACAGCTGTAGTGGCTAAGGAACAAACGAATGGAAGAGGGCAAATGGGTACGGTTTGGAGCTCGGAGTCGTCTAAAAACCTCACATTCAGCGTGTATAAGGATGTTTTGGGATATGATTTAGAGCATCCATTCTATATAAGTATTGTCACTTCACTGGCGATATTAAAGACCTTAAGATTTTTTTCTATTACTAAATTAAGCGTAAAATGGCCTAACGACATTTTGTCAGAAAACAAGAAAATATGTGGTATTTTAATAGAAAATGTGATTAAACAAAATAATTTCAGCAGTTCTATTATTGGAATTGGGCTAAATGTTAATCAAGTTGAATTTGATAATTTGCCTAAAGCATCTTCTTTGAGACTCATCTCTGGGCGTATTTATGATTTAGATGAAGTGACACAGGCTGTCATCAACAATTTAAAACATTATTTTAATATATTGAAGAAAGGACAAGTAGATGTTTTAAAAGCAAAATATGAAGCATCTCTTTTTAGAAAAAATAAACCTTCAACATTTCAAGATGCCGAAGGTTTGGTGTTTTCTGGTTTTATAAAAGGAATTTCAAATTCTGGAAATCTTCAAGTGTTGCTTGAAGATGCTGTTATAAAAGAATTCGATTTAAAAACAATTACTCTTTTATATTAA
- the coaD gene encoding pantetheine-phosphate adenylyltransferase yields MKRAIFPGSFDPLTLGHYDIIKRGVTLFDEVIVAIGVNSDKKYMFSLEERKVFIENAFSGEPKVKVVTYKGLTVDFCKEIEAGFILRGLRNPADFEFEKAIAHANRSLATIETVFLLTSSRTSFISSSIVRDVIKNNGDYTKFVPDSVRVK; encoded by the coding sequence ATGAAACGAGCCATATTTCCTGGGTCTTTTGACCCCTTAACATTAGGACATTACGATATTATAAAACGTGGCGTTACCCTTTTCGATGAAGTCATTGTGGCAATTGGTGTGAATTCCGATAAAAAATACATGTTCTCTCTTGAAGAACGAAAAGTGTTTATTGAAAATGCTTTTTCAGGCGAACCTAAAGTAAAAGTAGTAACTTACAAAGGGTTAACCGTTGATTTCTGTAAAGAAATTGAAGCTGGTTTTATTTTACGTGGTTTACGAAACCCTGCCGATTTTGAGTTTGAAAAAGCCATAGCCCACGCCAACAGGAGCTTAGCTACCATTGAAACAGTATTTTTACTAACCTCGTCAAGAACATCGTTTATATCGTCTTCAATAGTGCGTGATGTTATTAAAAACAATGGCGACTATACCAAGTTTGTGCCTGATAGTGTGAGGGTGAAATAG